The genomic segment GCTTTCCGCCGCGAACAGGTGATCGATCCGGGACTCGCCAATCATAACGCGCGCAAGGCCCGCCCCGCTGACGGCGATCTCAAACTCGGGGTCGCCCGGGCGGCAGTTCATGTCCCCCGCGAGAAGCGCCGGGGCCGTCGGGCACCGGCTCGCGTTCATAAAATCCGCCAGCTCGCGCATCTGCTGCGCCCGCACCGCGTCGTAGGCCGGATTCCCGTACCCCGCCTGCGCGTGCGTGTTGTAGAAATCGATCAGGCCCCCCTCCGGCAGCGCGATCCGCGCCAGCGCCACGCCCTTCCCCGCCCACCAGTCGCCCTCCCAGACCTTGTAAAACGGATTGGACGCCGTGAAACGGTGAAACCACGCTTCCTGGATCGGGAACGCGCTCGCGATCAGCAGCCCGCTCCCCACCGTGCCGCTCGGGTAGTACTCGAAGTACTTCAGCCGCGACGGGGCAAGCTCCCGCATCAGGATTTCCCTATCCGCCGCGATAAACGCCTCCTGGAAGCCCACAATGTCCGGATCGAGCGTGTATAGCTTGGCCGCTATCGCCTTCATACGGCGCGGGCGGTCCTGGCTGCGCAGATACAAATCCTGGATGTTGAACGTCACTACCCGCAAGGTCACAGGAGCCGGCGCCGCCGGCGGCGGCTCCCGCAGCGCGGCGCTCTCCGCAAAATCGGTCGGAGCCCCCGTGCGGCCGTTGAAAAGCGCGGCGCCGCACAGCAAAACCAGCGGCGCCGCGGCAATCAGACACAGAACCAACAGCGCTATCTTGAGAAGCCGGGGCACGGGGTCTCCTCGGGGCGCCGGCTACACGCCCGCCCGCGCGATGCACTCGCGCATGCGGCGCAGTCCCGTTTCCGAGACGATCTTCGGGTCGGTCTTCCAGTGCTCCTCGTTGAAAAGCTCCAGCGAAAGCGTCCGGGTAAAGCCGATCGCCTTCAGATCGCGCAACGCCTGCTCGAGCGGCAACGCGCCGTCGCCCGGATACACGCGCGCGCCGTCGCCCGTGCCCTCCATCGGCGTGCCATCCGGGATGTCGTTCCAGTGGAAATTCGCGATGGACTTCCCGTTCAGCAGGCCCAGCCCGCC from the Candidatus Hydrogenedentota bacterium genome contains:
- a CDS encoding endonuclease/exonuclease/phosphatase family protein, whose translation is MPRLLKIALLVLCLIAAAPLVLLCGAALFNGRTGAPTDFAESAALREPPPAAPAPVTLRVVTFNIQDLYLRSQDRPRRMKAIAAKLYTLDPDIVGFQEAFIAADREILMRELAPSRLKYFEYYPSGTVGSGLLIASAFPIQEAWFHRFTASNPFYKVWEGDWWAGKGVALARIALPEGGLIDFYNTHAQAGYGNPAYDAVRAQQMRELADFMNASRCPTAPALLAGDMNCRPGDPEFEIAVSGAGLARVMIGESRIDHLFAAESDAYTVEVESTEPIEAAVRLGDTVLELSDHTGYMSTLIIRPRGEAADAVAPGAG